One window of the Canis aureus isolate CA01 chromosome 1, VMU_Caureus_v.1.0, whole genome shotgun sequence genome contains the following:
- the EGLN2 gene encoding prolyl hydroxylase EGLN2 gives MDSPCQPQPLSQALPQLPGSVSEPLEPGRARMGVESYLPCPLLPSYHRPGAPGEASAGSGTPRATATSTTASPLREGFGGQDGGELRPLQSEGAAALVTKGCQRLAAQGARPEAPKRKWAEDGGDAPAPSKRSWARQENREAEAEGEGGMGCSSGNGEASVGPREEVLPAAPERLALDYIVPCMRYYGICVKDSFLGAALGGCVLAEVEALKRSGRLRDGQLVSQRAIPPRSIRGDQIAWVEGHEPGCRSIGVLMAHVDAVIRHCAGRLGGYVINGRTKAMVACYPGNGLGYVRHVDNPHGDGRCITCIYYLNQNWDVKVHGGLLQIFPEGRPVVANIEPLFDRLLIFWSDRRNPHEVKPAYATRYAITVWYFDAKERAAAKDKYQLASGQKGVQVPVSQPTTPT, from the exons ATGGACAGCCCGTGCCAGCCACAGCCCTTGAGTCAGGCTCTTCCTCAGTTGCCGGGTTCTGTGTCAGAGCCCTTGGAGCCTGGCCGGGCCAGGATGGGGGTGGAGAGTTACCTGCCCTGTCCACTGCTACCCTCCTACCACCGCCCAGGAGCACCTGGTGAGGCCTCGGCGGGGAGTGGGACCCCCAGGGCCACAGCCACCTCCACAACAGCCAGCCCCCTGCGGGAGGGCTTCGGCGGGCAGGATGGTGGCGAGCTGCGCCCGCTGCAGAGTGAGGGCGCTGCAGCACTGGTCACCAAGGGGTGCCAGCGACTGGCCGCCCAGGGTGCCCGGCCTGAGGCCCCCAAACGGAAGTGGGCAGAGGATGGTGGGGATGCCCCAGCACCCAGCAAGCGGTCCTGGGCCAGGCAGGAGAACCGGGAGGCAGAAGCCGAAGGGGAGGGCGGCATGGGCTGCAGCAGTGGCAATGGAGAGGCCAGCGTGGGGCCGCGGGAGGAGGTGCTGCCCGCCGCACCAGAGCGCCTGGCCCTGGACTATATTGTGCCCTGCATGCGGTACTATGGCATCTGTGTCAAGGACAGCTTCTTGGGGGCGGCATTGGGTGGCTGCGTGCTGGCTGAGGTGGAGGCCCTGAAGCGGAGCGGGCGCCTGCGTGACGGGCAGCTGGTGAGCCAGCGGGCTATCCCGCCACGCAGCATTCGTGGGGACCAGATTGCCTGGGTGGAAGGCCATGAGCCGGGCTGCCGAAGCATTGGGGTCCTCATGGCCCATGTGGATGCTGTGATTCGCCACTGCGCTGGGCGCCTAGGTGGCTATGTCATCAACGGGCGCACCAAG GCTATGGTGGCGTGTTACCCAGGCAACGGGCTGGGGTACGTGAGGCATGTTGACAATCCCCACGGCGATGGGCGCTGCATCACCTGTATCTATTACCTGAATCAGAACTGGGACGTCAAg GTGCATGGCGGCCTGCTGCAGATCTTCCCTGAGGGCCGGCCTGTGGTTGCCAACATCGAACCACTCTTTGATCGGTTGCTCATTTTCTGGTCTGATCGGCGGAACCCTCATGAGGTGAAACCAGCCTATGCCACCAG GTACGCCATCACTGTCTGGTATTTTGATGCTAAGGAGCGGGCAGCGGCCAAAGACAAGTATCAGCTAG CATCTGGACAGAAAGGTGTGCAAGTACCCGTGTCACAGCCGACCACACCCACCTAG